A segment of the Romboutsia sp. 13368 genome:
AGGATTATAATATCATGGGTATAAATAAAAATTATGTAGTGGCAGGAGTGTTAGCAACAGCTTTCATTACACCATTATCAAATATAACAGAATCTTATGCATCTGAAATAAGAGTAACTACTACTAGAGTTAACTTTAGAACAGGAGCAGGGACAAACTATAAATCTATGGGAGTACTAGAAAAGGGAACAAAAGTTAATTACATAGGAACATCTGGAAATTGGACAAAAGTACAATATAATTCTAAAACAGGTTATATATGTAGTGATTATTTAGTAAAAGAAGAATCAAGTTCAATAACTACTATGTATACAACAGCAGATAGTGGATTAAATGTAAGAAAAGGTCCATCAACAAGTTACTCAAAGGTAGGAACATTATCAAAAGGAACAGCAGTTACAGTATATTCAACAAGTAATGGATGGAGTAAAATAACAGCAAATGGAATAGAAGGATATGTATCAAGTGCATACTTAAGTTCTACAAAACCATCTACATCAAATGGAAGTAGTTCATCTTCAACAAAAACTATGTATGCAACAGCAGATAGTGGATTAAATGTAAGAAAAGGTCCATCGACAACTACATATTTAAAGATGATATTCTATCATCAAAATATATACTTAAATGAGCTAATATCTGATTCCAATTTCGAATCTTTTGTGTCCATTTATCAGATATATCCATAGTTGCTAAATATAAAGATTT
Coding sequences within it:
- a CDS encoding SH3 domain-containing protein, with the protein product MGINKNYVVAGVLATAFITPLSNITESYASEIRVTTTRVNFRTGAGTNYKSMGVLEKGTKVNYIGTSGNWTKVQYNSKTGYICSDYLVKEESSSITTMYTTADSGLNVRKGPSTSYSKVGTLSKGTAVTVYSTSNGWSKITANGIEGYVSSAYLSSTKPSTSNGSSSSSTKTMYATADSGLNVRKGPSTTTYLKMIFYHQNIYLNELISDSNFESFVSIYQIYP